The proteins below are encoded in one region of Planctomycetia bacterium:
- the ydcC gene encoding H repeat-associated protein YdcC has product MLSPAEFERCLLSWIQALHEVTGGQVIAIDGKTLRGSFDKASSKSAIHMISAWASANSISLGQVVADEKSNEITAIPKLLEMLHLKGATVTIDAIGCQTDIARRIIDGGGHYVLNVKGNQGRLRDGIEEFFAEFLDGNRPSVPVHQQHSTNSGHGRKEARWHYVCPVPRDLPDRQRWPGLKAIGMVISNTIRDGKECVDIRSYILSKKLAVKKFAAIVKGHWAIENELHWQLDVTFREDHCRIRKGNADANFSTLRRTALTLLKNEKTAKLGVKNKRLSAGWDEDYLLQVLVGT; this is encoded by the coding sequence ATGCTGTCGCCCGCGGAGTTCGAGCGCTGCCTGCTAAGCTGGATTCAAGCGTTGCATGAGGTCACCGGCGGCCAAGTGATCGCCATCGATGGCAAGACGCTGCGCGGGAGCTTCGACAAGGCAAGCAGCAAGTCGGCCATCCATATGATCAGCGCCTGGGCGTCGGCCAACTCCATCAGCCTGGGACAAGTCGTGGCGGACGAGAAGAGCAACGAGATCACCGCAATCCCGAAATTGCTGGAAATGCTGCATCTGAAGGGGGCGACGGTGACCATCGATGCGATCGGGTGCCAGACGGATATCGCCCGCCGCATCATCGATGGGGGTGGTCATTACGTGCTCAATGTGAAGGGCAACCAAGGCCGGCTGCGAGATGGCATCGAAGAGTTCTTCGCGGAGTTCTTGGACGGCAACCGGCCGTCGGTGCCGGTTCATCAGCAGCACAGCACGAACAGTGGGCATGGCCGCAAGGAGGCGAGATGGCATTACGTCTGCCCTGTGCCGCGCGACCTGCCGGATCGTCAGCGATGGCCGGGCCTCAAGGCAATTGGCATGGTGATCAGCAACACGATTCGAGATGGAAAAGAGTGCGTCGACATCCGTTCCTACATTCTCAGCAAGAAGCTCGCCGTAAAGAAGTTCGCGGCAATCGTGAAAGGCCACTGGGCGATTGAGAACGAACTGCATTGGCAGTTGGATGTCACGTTCCGGGAAGACCACTGCCGCATCCGCAAGGGCAACGCCGATGCCAACTTCAGCACCCTTCGGCGGACCGCCCTGACGCTCTTGAAGAACGAGAAGACGGCAAAACTCGGAGTGAAGAACAAGCGGCTTTCAGCCGGCTGGGACGAGGACTACTTGCTTCAAGTGCTTGTCGGCACTTGA